Within Planococcus citri chromosome 2, ihPlaCitr1.1, whole genome shotgun sequence, the genomic segment ggtAACTATGTAGTATCTacttaaaataatgaaaattgttcaaataagCCATGTACGAATAAGtttattaaaaatcgaataaaatatacAGTGGGTACATAAGAGTAGCTACGAGTATTAATTAAcccataaaaatgaataattatgtcGAGTGTCACCTACATCATATTCATAATGGTACATCCGGGTgcagaataaaattacaactttcgcaaaatttacataaatcaTCAGTATTATTATCGAAGAACCATCTCAACAAAGAAGACACCTCACGACGATCAGCATCATCGTTACTCAGCATCTTGGTTTGCACAAAATCGATtcgcgtgtaatttttttttattatatccACTTTGAAATGTTTGCTATCTTCTTCGTTTCCAAAATACCATCTTAAAAATCTGTCGAGAAATACCCTATCTGGACTTGACCACCTAGTAGCATTATCACTcgacaattttaagaaaatctCATCCATATTAAACGACTTCTTGAAGGCTGAATGTTCTTCAGGGTCCGGAATACAccatttgagaaattttatccATTCGTCGAAGAAATCAATCCTGCCCCTTTCTGAACAGTTCATCGGGTAGCTACGACAATGCTCTAATAATTTACGTTTCACTAGATTATAATATGCATCTTCTTGGGTAACAAATCGGCCAATGAgtgtgctgaaaatttcacaatcATAACGTGCTGCGACTGCGAGCAGGCATCTGAGACTTTTAGCAGACGAAATAATCTGCGCTTTGAATTCATCCACATCCTTTTTctcgtttgaaaataattccccAACGAACCATTCGAATTTAGCGAATAGATCATCATTGTGTCGTAAAATAGTATAGAGATACGATTCGAGCCGTTCTTTTCCCAACAGTTGAAAGTGTTTCGCATCTTTCGAACAAAAATACAGGTAATCTCTCAAATCTGAATAGAATCCGTTTCTAATCAATATGCTAGGAAGATCGTGAAAATCCAGAactaaatttttgtaatactcGATCTCGTGTTGGTTATTCGCTAAACAGGAACTCATCAGTTGTTCGAAATCCGAAGCCTTCGCACGTAAGGCGAATCCTCGCCAATTATCCTGCCACAGCGAAACTTTGTCCACGTTTCGTGATGTGTTCAGCAAATCTATCATAAATTTCATATCGTGACCATGGTAATGAAAAAACCACGTAGATTCGTTAAAATCGTGATCGAAAAACTCGTTCGTGTGGTTATTGGAAACGGCAGCTTTTAATTCGTCCGAGGCATCTGACCAGATTTCCAGCAGCAATTCGTTAATTTCATGGCACCGAGTATAACTCGTACACACAGAATTATCAGGACAGAATGCGATTTTCCACAAAACGTGCAGAACAGAAAAAAACCTCGATTCGTCTTCCAAAATCAAATGTCGCACGAGAGTCCACGATTGATGGGCATACTGCAGGAAatgctcgtcgtcgtcgatcgCTAAAAAGCCAAACATCGTGGAAGCCTTCCCTTTGAATACTTCTTCAACTTGGATTCGGTTTAATGTAGGTAATGAACGTATCGCAGCTCGGCATTGGCAATCTTCTAGGTCAAAAATAACAGGATGTTCTACCGTTTCATAATCTGGTAACATTTGATAAAACTGCTCAAACGTAAACGATGCTCTATCCTCGCCTCGATTCGCCAACTCTACCCATCGTACCATAAAAGGCTTAGTAGGCCTATCGGTGATCGAATTTTCTCCTGATTTCATAAAGCCATTCCAGTAAGATAAATTGcatttatcctctttaaaattcACATCTTCTTCGGTAATCAAAGGCCAAAACCGTCTGACTTGATCTTCTAAACAATACAGACATgccattttataattttctacgTCGGCGAATTCACCCGAATTCAAGATATTCAACGCGGTCGCTTTGTAACCAATTGTTCCGAAAGAATCCAAGACGATATGCTCGATAcatttgtaaaatgtttttccGCATTTAAAAACGCTACCGTGTACGCCTTTCCATTCCAGAAGTTCTTTGccaaaagtgacaattttttcatctatttgcgATCTGATTCGAGACGGAATCCGAGcaacgagtattttttcacaGCTGAAGAATGGATTTCCCCACCAAAAAACCTCGAACTTCTCTTTAGAAACGCCTGAAGCCGCACATCTGCATTGCCATAACATTAACGCCACTTCGGTTGACGCCAGGATCTGCAGTGACGACGGCgtgttcataaaaatgaaggGGTATTCTTCGATGGCATCCATGTCAAACTGCAACCTTCGcgtactcgaaaaaaattacacctgaaACATGATTAGTTTTGATCTTAATTATCGAGGAAGTAAAAGCATATGTAAAAGTACCTACAGGgatgtatgtacataaatacGAATCATTCAAGACGAAATTAATAATAGAGTCCTGATTTTCGGGGTATTGAAGAAATGTCAAAtaaacgtactcgtatttggacgaaaaacgtttttaaaagaatttttagtTCAATATTGGTCacgattttcaggatttttgaggAAATGTTGCGCTCAAACTACCAgaatgggctaaaatttcacaagaaattCAACAAtctcgaagaaaatatttttcgagtgttttcgAAGCACATGTCTTAAACTCGAAATTGGGTcacgatttttcagttttttgaaaaatatcgtacGATTTATCGAAGTggattgaaatttcgcgaaaatttgaaattggtatctcaaagaaaatgttttttgagcgtTTTCGAAAAACTGAAGAACGGTCATGATTTTGGGAATTTAAGTTATATAAAGGAAATCGTCGGAATTCCCTCAATTTCCGAACCAGGTAAAAATGTTACAAGAAATACagataagtattttgaaaaaaaaatttttgatcagttttgaaaatttttaaggcCTAAATTCGATCaggatttttgagtttttcgaaaaatgtcatAGGCTACCACCAATCAAAATGAATCAACATTTCACGAGAATTCAAATGCTTAAACGAAAATGCTTTAGTGCGGTTTTGGAGAGTTTcgagccaaaaattgagttctAATTTTGAATCGTTAACCttaatcaaattcaaacaaGATAAAAACTACTTAGATAACTTCTTGAAAACTATTCCACTCCAGTAATCACGTTCAACGAAAgtacttacataggtacatttgaCAGCTACATGTTTTATGAGACATTCGACGAAATAAAACTGACTGAGAAGATTCAACTTATGATGTGAGATTACAACAATATACCAGAGTCAAAAGGCaaatatcaaacaaaaaataataactttttcTTGAATGATAAAAAAAGTTCACAATGTTTTTTATGCGAATATTTAAGTAGATATGCTGATACTTTACATCTATAACTATAACACGTAAGTATtgggttttagaaaaaattattattatgaaaGGTAGTacttacaagaaaaaaatctgcaaatcgTACACTGCActcttcgaattttttcacaagaaaacaCTCTCAAGTTCGAAATGTAAACAAATCGAAAAAGATacttaatgaaaattgaaaaacaccaaACGTGGAGTACTTGAATGTGACTTGGCTATAATACACTGCCTTTACTCAAGTGATACGTAATGAGCTTCGAGACCAATTTGCAGGTTGGTCCAGATAGGTAGGTAACGCAATCGTttattcttatcaaaaatcaagtttccgTACAAACTTGTATAATTCCCTTGGATACGTAACTTCACGTAAATGTATCAAATTAATGCATAATATACATTCACGTCGATGGTATCTCTATTACGAAGATACAAATTTTATTCCacctatacctatttaatttcacttcaattttttcgtaggatctTCATGATTTGAGCTTTGCCTAAGCCACggcaaattgttgaaaaaattcacattctgAGTTTAGCGACAAGAACAACTAATTCAATTCGTTGGCAATtaaagaaattgattttccaatAAAGTTCACAgcaatcagaatttttgaaaaaaaaagactgtgtggtgaaaataaaattcatcatatAAACTCAGATTTATTATCATCGtgaccttaaaaaaaaaacaaaaaaaaacacagttgaCTAAAAAATTTGGAGCTCAAACTCCCCTCCCACCACCCCTACCTAAAAAATCATTGTAAATACACCATTAccaggtagtaggtacctacctccgAAACTTGGCaagcttctgaaaattaaacattcaaaaaaagctcaacattGGCTTTTGAAATATATTTACGAATACTTTTGAATCTACTCTGAATTATCTTTAAAAATCCAGAAACAGATTTTCTTCAAGTACCTTGCAATAGTTTCGAGCAATTAGACCACAGAGTTGGGCATTATATGACGAGAAGtttcaatttgctaaaaaaaacacacaacacTAATGAATATGTTTTTCGAgcagttttgaaactttttcaaaccaaacttaagtaggtacctaggtaattttttcgttaatttactcaatttataggtagctcaaaattcttaaaaaatgatcagaatAAGTTTCGACAGGAATATGTATACTTCATATTTGTATCTTGTTCGAAATATTTTCgctcattttgatgggtcatgtgagactttttcaaaaatcccaaaaattgctacctactcaatttcaaactaaaaaaatttcagaaatgcccaaaaaaaacatttttattgcaGTATGGGAAATTCTCGACAAATTTCAATAAGTATAAGTATTTTGATATTTCGTATGAAACCtatcaaaaatcctaaaaattgaggcacaaaATATTATGCacttgaaaaatgctcaaaaaacattttccttgTTCGAAACGTTTGCGAAATTTCGAATCATGTCGGAAAACCGAATCGCATTCCAATCTTCCTTTCAAACATATAAATTCTACTAAAAATTACCGAGTacctaaaataataaaactttgTTCAAATAAGCAAATACAGGTACGAGTAAATTTATtgagaattgaataaaataggtatacaGTACCTAAGTATATCAATTTACTCtaaaaaacaagtaggtactcgtatatcgaGTTTCAACGGCATCATATCCATAATGGTACTTACATTCGGGTgcagaataaaattacaattttcgcaaaatttacataaatctTCAGTATTATTATCAAAGAACCATATCAACAAAGAAGACACCTCACGACGATATGCATCATCGTTACTCAGCATCATGGTACGCACAAAATCAATTCGcgcgtaattttttgtaatcatatccactttgaaattttttgctatctTCTTCGTTTCCAAAATACCATCTTAAAAATTTGTCGAGAAATGTCTTAGCTGAAGTTGACCACCGAGTAGCATTATCTCGcaacaattttaagaaaattgcaTTCACATTAAACGACTTCTTGAAGGCTGAATGTTCTTCAGGGTCCGGAATACACCATTCGAGAAATTCTATCCATTCATCGAAGAAAGGAATATCGCCCCAGCGTGAACAGTTCATCGGATAGCTACGACAATGCTCTAATAATTTACGTTTCGCTAGATTATATTCATTTTCTTCGGTAACAAATCGGCCAATACGTGTGCTGAAATCATTCGAACGAATTCGACGATCAATGCGTACTTTGAGCAGGCCTTTTAAACTATCAGCAGACGAAATCATCTGCGCTTTGAATTTATCTATATCCTTTTTCTTGTTGAAGAATAATTCCCCAACGAACCATTCGAATTCAGCGAATTGATCATCATCGTGTCGTAAAATAGCATAGGGATTCGATTCGAGctcttttttccccaaaagttGAAAGTGTTTCGCATCCTTCGAACAAAAATACAGGTAATCTCTCAAATCTGAATAGAatccgtttccaatcaatttgcgaaaaaaatcgtCCAAATCCAGCacacaatttttgtaatactCGACCAGGTGTTCGTTATTCGCTAAACAGGAACTCATCAGTTGTTCGAAATCCGAAACGTTGGCACGTAAGGCGAATCCACCCCAATTACTCTCCCACAGCCGAACTTTGTCCACGTTTCGTGATAGGTTCAGCAAATCTATCATAAATTTCATATTGTGACCATGGCTGTGGCAATTGGAGCACATCCATCTGTCAAATCCATCATCTTGGTCGAAAAACTCGTAAATGTAGTTATCAGAAACGGAAGCTTTCAATTCGTCCGAGGCATCTGACCAGATTTCCAGCAACAATTCGTTAATTTCATCGCAACGCGTATGACTCGTACGCATAAAATTACCAAGACAGAATGCGATTTTCCACAATATGCACAGGACAGAAGAAAACCTCGATTCATCATCCAAAATCAAATGTCGCACGAGATTCCACGATTGACGCGCAAACTGCAGGAAACGTTGATCGTCGTCCATCGCCAAAATTCCAAACATCGCGCAGGTCTTCCCTTTGAATACTTCTTCAACTTGCATTCGGTTTAATACAGGTAATGAACGTATCGCAGCTCGGCATTTGTACTCGTCTACGTATAACGTATTTCGATGCTTTACTATTTCATGATCTGGTATCATTTGATAAAACTGCTCAAACGCTGCTCGATCCTCGCCCCGATTCGCCAACTCCATCCATCGTTCTATAAAAGGCTTCGTAGGCCCATCGGTGATCGAATTTTCTCCTGATTCCATAACACCATTCCAGTACGATAAATTGCATGTATAGCATCTATCATTTCGATCTTCTGTAGAAACCAAAGGCCAAAACCGTCTGACTTGATCCTCCAAACAATACAGACATGCCATTCTATAATTTTCTACGTCGGCGAATTCACCCGAATTCGTGATATTCAACGCTGTCGCTTTGTAACCAATGGTACCGGAAAAATCCAAGACGATATGCTTAAtacatttggaaaaatatgtttCTTCGTATTTAAAAACGCTATCGTGGAAACACTTCCATTTCATAAGTTCTTTGCCAAAAGTATCAATTCTGTTGTCTATTTGCGATTTGATTCGAGACGGAATCCGAACAATGAGTATTTCTTCGCAGCTAAAAATTGGCTTTTCAAACCAATACCGACCCAAATCCCCGCATGAAAGGCCTGAAGCCGCACATCTGCGTTGCCATGACATTAACGCCACTTTGGTTGACGCCAGCATCTGCAGTGACGACGGCGTATTCATGAAAAGGAAAGGGTATTCTTCGATGGCATCCATGTCGAACTGCAATCTTCGCGTACTCGAGACAAATTACACCTGAAAAACAATTTGTTTTGCTCTCAATTGACGAGGAAGTAAAAACAGCAAAGCACGTAATATGTAAGTAAATACGTATCATACAAGACGAAATTATAATAATTGATTCCTGATTCTCGGGGCATTGAAGAAATGCCATACAACTAATCAGATTAGGctgaaatttcacgagaaacTCAAAAACAtgaacgaaaatatttttttaacggttttgaggaattttgagtttaaaatttgGTCATGATGTTTGGAGGAGCTTATCAAAAAGAGTCagagaataaaaattcaaatacacgTACTTGGATGAAGAACgtgttttaaagaattttcagcTCGAAATTGCATGGTCacgattttcataatttttgaagaaatattggGCCCAACCTACCAGAATGGgctaaaatatttttcgagtgttttcgAAGCACatattttaagctcaaaattgggtcacgatttttcagtttttgaaaaatatcagacCATTGAAATATCTCAAAGAAACGTTTTTTGAGCGTTATCAAAGAACTGAAGAacggtcatgatttttggaatttttaaaggaACTCATCGAGGATTTCCTCAATTTCCAAACCgggtaaaaattgtaaaagaaatacaaatattttgaaaaaaaaaattttgaacagttttgaagatttttgagaattaaatttgatcaggatttttgagtttttcgaaaaaatgtcatatgCTACGACCTATTCAAATGGATCAACATTTCACGAGAATTCAAATGCTTAAACGAAAATGCCTCAGCTGCggttttgtagaattttgagccaaaattgagttccaattttgatttgttAATCAAATTTAACATGATAAAAACTAGATTAATTTATGGGAAACATACGAAATGTCAGTAAGCAAAGAGGAGCTGCTACATATCAGTGCAATCACGTTCATTAAAAACTCACCAATAACTTCTTGAAAACTATTCGACTCCAATAATCAGGTTCAACGAAAGTTCGTACATAGGCTATAGGCACATTTGACAGCTTCAGGTTTTATGAAACATTCGACGAAATAAAACTGAATGAGAAGATTCAACTTTTGATGTGAGACCTGAGTCAAAAGGCAAATATCAAAGAATAAATAATTTCGTCATGTTTTTTATGTGAATATTAAAGTAGATATCTAGGCTGACTAGTGATAGCTGATACTTTACATCTATAACACGTAAgtaagttttagaaaaaattattattacgaaAGGTAGGCacttacaagaaaaaaatctgcaaatcgTACACTGCActcttcgaattttttcacaagaaaacaCTCTCAAGTTCGAAACGTAAACAAATCGAAAAagataatgaaaattgaaaaacaccaaACGTGGAGTACTTGAATGTGACTTGGCTATAGTACACTGCCTTTACTCAAGTGATATGGAATGAGCTTCGAGACCAATTTGCAGGTTGGTCCAGATATAATATACCGATGGTAAACGTAATCGTttattcttatcaaaaatcaagtttccgTACAAACTTGTATAATTCACGTGGATTATACGTTACTTCACGTAAACGTATCAAATTAATGCATAATACCTACTATACATTCACTTCGATGTACCTCTACTACGAAGATACAAATTTTattctatacctacttaattttacttcaattttttcgtaggatctTCATCATTAGAGCTTTGTGCAAACCAcgacaaattatcaaaaaaattcacattctgAGTTTCGCGACAAGAACAACTAATTCAATTCGttggcaataaaaaaaaattgatttttctaataaatCTTACATGCAACCCAAACTATTTTTATAAGTATTGAAGATAAGTGCCTATAAATTTGAAATCGGCATCacgaaaatcataaatttttcaacaaaaaaaaaatacatacctatatacctaggtaagtacctataatatattatcaatcaatcaatcgatCATAGAACGTGCAAGTTCAATTCAAAATAAGCCCTTCTGGAATCTCtggtcatattttgaaaatctagcgAACGTTACAAAGGTTAATATAAGAAAAATCAATCATCTTGATACAGGTAGGCAAAAATACCTTCGATTTTTGCCATTTATCTATAATTTTGGGGggaaacgtaaaaaacgtgttttttgagttttttgagcttGACTTACCACttcaaatggccgggtgatgatttctacAGAAAGTAGACCCGAAGATACATAttcgacgaaaaaatcgtttcgGTAGGTTTTCTCGTTCCGGAGACATGtggatttaaagttttctttcgTTCCTCCTTCTCCCcacattcgatgaaaaattctgaaaaaattcaggcaGGTACTCCTATGTATGCTccaactatattcgtttacagaaaaATTTATCTCAAACACGCGCTGACGcagaattttccccctgaaaCGCGCGTTTTCCCCCTGACTGGGGGGTGGGTGGGTTTGGGGTCGGGCTatgggttcaaaattattttttcgtagtACTAAACATACCCGATGAGTTATATCGAAATCCGAGGTCAAGGGAATTTCACCCATCTTAATGAGTGGAGGGGGTTACAATTCAAGAAAATTGAGGGGGAGGGTAcaatttaagaaaattgaaattctccaatttttcagaatgctGGCAGAGGACAGCTTGCTTCGAAATCCACCTTTGGCTTGGTGCCTGATCAGTGATCAGACCTCAAATATACCACCCCCATAGTGAAATATGAAGCGAAGAAATTTATCAAGATTTTCACTCACTTTGAGGTTGGCGTTTCGACGAGATAATTAGAGCAAGGCGTCGGTCACATGATTCTTCCTTTTTTCTAAACCGCGTTGATCCACGTACGCGCTGTCGTTTCGGCCTTTTCGTTCTGAaacaatgaaagaaaaacatttaaatcaaaaaaagcgTTCGAAAAAGGAGAAAACTTGAAACTATATCTGAAGCCTctgcagggtgtccactcatttctggaaatgattttccctgacttttccaggttttccagaccaatttttccattttt encodes:
- the LOC135837556 gene encoding uncharacterized protein LOC135837556; its protein translation is MDAIEEYPFIFMNTPSSLQILASTEVALMLWQCRCAASGVSKEKFEVFWWGNPFFSCEKILVARIPSRIRSQIDEKIVTFGKELLEWKGVHGSVFKCGKTFYKCIEHIVLDSFGTIGYKATALNILNSGEFADVENYKMACLYCLEDQVRRFWPLITEEDVNFKEDKCNLSYWNGFMKSGENSITDRPTKPFMVRWVELANRGEDRASFTFEQFYQMLPDYETVEHPVIFDLEDCQCRAAIRSLPTLNRIQVEEVFKGKASTMFGFLAIDDDEHFLQYAHQSWTLVRHLILEDESRFFSVLHVLWKIAFCPDNSVCTSYTRCHEINELLLEIWSDASDELKAAVSNNHTNEFFDHDFNESTWFFHYHGHDMKFMIDLLNTSRNVDKVSLWQDNWRGFALRAKASDFEQLMSSCLANNQHEIEYYKNLVLDFHDLPSILIRNGFYSDLRDYLYFCSKDAKHFQLLGKERLESYLYTILRHNDDLFAKFEWFVGELFSNEKKDVDEFKAQIISSAKSLRCLLAVAARYDCEIFSTLIGRFVTQEDAYYNLVKRKLLEHCRSYPMNCSERGRIDFFDEWIKFLKWCIPDPEEHSAFKKSFNMDEIFLKLSSDNATRWSSPDRVFLDRFLRWYFGNEEDSKHFKVDIIKKNYTRIDFVQTKMLSNDDADRREVSSLLRWFFDNNTDDLCKFCESCNFILHPDVPL
- the LOC135837558 gene encoding uncharacterized protein LOC135837558, which produces MDAIEEYPFLFMNTPSSLQMLASTKVALMSWQRRCAASGLSCGDLGRYWFEKPIFSCEEILIVRIPSRIKSQIDNRIDTFGKELMKWKCFHDSVFKYEETYFSKCIKHIVLDFSGTIGYKATALNITNSGEFADVENYRMACLYCLEDQVRRFWPLVSTEDRNDRCYTCNLSYWNGVMESGENSITDGPTKPFIERWMELANRGEDRAAFEQFYQMIPDHEIVKHRNTLYVDEYKCRAAIRSLPVLNRMQVEEVFKGKTCAMFGILAMDDDQRFLQFARQSWNLVRHLILDDESRFSSVLCILWKIAFCLGNFMRTSHTRCDEINELLLEIWSDASDELKASVSDNYIYEFFDQDDGFDRWMCSNCHSHGHNMKFMIDLLNLSRNVDKVRLWESNWGGFALRANVSDFEQLMSSCLANNEHLVEYYKNCVLDLDDFFRKLIGNGFYSDLRDYLYFCSKDAKHFQLLGKKELESNPYAILRHDDDQFAEFEWFVGELFFNKKKDIDKFKAQMISSADSLKGLLKVRIDRRIRSNDFSTRIGRFVTEENEYNLAKRKLLEHCRSYPMNCSRWGDIPFFDEWIEFLEWCIPDPEEHSAFKKSFNVNAIFLKLLRDNATRWSTSAKTFLDKFLRWYFGNEEDSKKFQSGYDYKKLRAN